In Blattabacterium cuenoti, the genomic stretch GTAAAACAATATAATTCTACAGGTAAACCATAAGGAGTTGGTTCTAAATGTCTAACCATTAAAGTTTCTGATTGTGATATTTTTGGATGTTGTGATAAATATTCTAATGCATATTGACGAAACAAACCAATATTTGTTAATCTTCTTCCATTAATATTAATACTTATATCAATGTTTTTTTCTTGATTAAAAAGATCTATTTCTTTTTGTTTTTTTTGTACATAATTTTTTATTAAATAAACATGTTGAAATTTGTTTAATTGATCTGAATTACAAAAATGAAAAGATTGTATGTTGAATAAAATAGATCTTTTAATTCTACGTATATTTTTTTCACGCATGAATTCAAAATTAGTAACAGCTGTAGAAATTAAATCGTAAGTAGGAACACTAGTTATAGTTTTATCAAAATTTTCTATTTTAGCTGAAGTTAAATTAATTTCAATAACTGTTCCTTCTATACTATATTTAGGAATTCTGATCCAGTCTCCTACTTTTATCATTTTAGTAGATGCCATTTGTACTCCTGAAACAAATCCTAGTATTGTATCTCTAAATACTAAGATTACAAATGCCGTTATAGCTCCTAAACTGGTTAAAATAGTGATAAGATCATTTTTTGTTAAAATAGCAATAATAACTAAAATACAAAATATGATGGATATAATTTTTAATAATTCTGAAAAAGAACGAACTGCTATTGTTTGATGATTATTTTCACTTGTAGCTATTCTCATAATAGAATTCACGATTCTAATCCAAAATTGTAAAACAATTAGAACAAATAATATATCAAATATTTTTTTTAAATAAATGATGATAGTATGATAGCCATTAAAAAATGGTTCGATTAGTATTAACCCAATAGATAATGGAAAAAAATGAGCTAAACTATCAAAAACTTTATTTT encodes the following:
- a CDS encoding mechanosensitive ion channel family protein, which encodes MELLLIFLKEIGTIIFHIQVQKIYELMYNLDLKKWGTVTLIIIGKILFFTILLIVLKFIFNRGVRFIGRRIVSSTHFVWDDILYENKVFDSLAHFFPLSIGLILIEPFFNGYHTIIIYLKKIFDILFVLIVLQFWIRIVNSIMRIATSENNHQTIAVRSFSELLKIISIIFCILVIIAILTKNDLITILTSLGAITAFVILVFRDTILGFVSGVQMASTKMIKVGDWIRIPKYSIEGTVIEINLTSAKIENFDKTITSVPTYDLISTAVTNFEFMREKNIRRIKRSILFNIQSFHFCNSDQLNKFQHVYLIKNYVQKKQKEIDLFNQEKNIDISININGRRLTNIGLFRQYALEYLSQHPKISQSETLMVRHLEPTPYGLPVELYCFTNTSESIKYEQIQASVFDHLLTVSKEFDLEVTQVTKKEIIKKW